The Nicotiana sylvestris chromosome 6, ASM39365v2, whole genome shotgun sequence genomic sequence gaaaagttaaataaagtgagattctcttttaaaaaaataaaaagtgggattttaaataagataaagtaattaaagttggaattttaaaaataaaagtaaataaaggtgggatttctttttctaaaaaaataaaagcaatttgtaagtgagatttcttttaattaaaaaaataataaaataataaaaaaacaaatctgaaaatttcgaaaattttgctataaatagaagagaaaatttaagaagaagtgtggaaaaaaagagaggaaaaactagatagagagaagaaaaaaagagggggcggagtgagaagtatacacccgatatacattctgtatacactgaatatacaggggcagaattcattttggagagttttgaagttgaaaaaaaatagttactgcttcattgcctcgcttaagatctgaaatagtcagaaccttcctgccttttacttcttcactatacttggagtcgtttatagtctcctgggttttctgctattcctactgtactggtttgcgatgttgctgaatctgctgttgctgtgttattactgctgctgacttctccttcttttgttcttgtactgctgtttccaggtacacatttgtacaatctcggcttgaagcaaaaaatgaaatattaatcaggctttgttcctgttgaattcctcctgtttagatttgtggttgaatataatttttctttcttcgtataaagatgtagttgaatgattaatgaataatgaggttgcatatgtatactttcttcatctaataatgttagtttaaattacggagaataattaatctgttttgatattatggtcaatctcatgttctagtattattgaataacagaatataaaatgaaagcagtttttctttgtacaaactcgatcgcaattttccattcgcattagccgtaaactaataactaataagttacgtttttcagcatgtaaataattaagagattttcttttagtttagagacgaacttaatagaaaatatagtcattgtaggtttatcctgtaaaaataaaaatgagacgagcctcgccaaataaaacgtatagattgcggggccctcacaaaatgtatggtttaattagaattcggaaggaccgtttagcgaatttcacggtcttccccaaaataataacgcgatagtctctttaggcgcgtgtttaatattttactttcttaagcctgggtgtgcatttcatgtgacccgaatccaaatcccaaaacatcaaataaaacgtgttccggattgtgggtgcatttcatgtaacgcagtccaaagacgtgttttaagcgatgttcatatttcttttaaaaacaataataataaagcggttaaaagataaaatttgcacataagttcatatttgtataaaatcagacaatcaagccgaatataacagttgagcgaccgtgctagaaccacggaactcgggaatgcctaacaccttctcccgggttaacagaattccttatccgaatttctggtacgcagactgtaatatggagtcattcttttcctcgattcgggattaaaattggtgacttgggacaccctaaatctcccaagtggcgactctgaaataaataaaccaatcccgtctcgattgtcctttaattggaaaaactcccttgcaccctcgcgggtgcggaaaaaggaggtgtgacaccactCATCAATTAACTGGCTGGGTAAAGGACAAGATGTAAAATTGAGATACAAGAGAAAAGTGACATGGTGGGATTTTTGTCGAATTGCAGTTAAACTAGTGAAAGGAGATCCAAAGGTTGGAAAAATAATGCAGTCCTTGTGTCAACATTTAAGAATCCTAGACATTTTAGGTAGATATACACTAGTGATGCTACCATAGAGGCAGCTCATTAGTAAGACGGGAAGGAAATGCAGGCAAGAAGACAGAACTTCACCAGCTCAACCGTGTAGATGTGAAGTGAAAGGCTCGGAGAACAAAATTACATGTAAATATGATCTTAGTAATGACAGAATCATAATCAGCATAGAAAATCTTCACACTGCTAGTGCTAGTCCAAATGATGTAAAACAATATTTAAGATCAGGCTGGACTAGATCAAGAAACATTCCAGAGGTGGGTTTAGGCTTTGTCTTGCCTTCAGAACTGTTTTTAAAACTTTAGAAAAGGGGGCACTAAATCTCAACTTTCACTGAAGTGCCTATAAGATTTTAAGAACCTTGTGAAGTAATTTCATAAAAGAGAATACTAAAACAAATGCCCACACAGTTTAAACAGAGTTCTTACTATCATCAATCTTACATACAACAGGATAAAGCACTTAGTATTATAAAAGCCAGACTGTCTAACACATTGATGACCAAAAGGCTATTGCAAAGCCATATATGTTGGCGACACAGGATACTGTTGCTCTGCATCTCATGTCATGAACTGTACCTAACACTGTATTCACCGTCGCCAGCTGCTGCTCTAAACTCAAAACCAACCCCAAAGTTCTCACCTATTCCATCTATAGTAACGCTTagagttttctttgattgaagcTAACTTTAACAATAATATAAGCTAATTTGATTAACAATACAAAAAGTTCTTCCAAAATCAGTCCTTCCACCTTCCTAATGTTGATAGTAAAAGGATCCACATCAAAGCCCAGCCTGATTCACTATATTCGCTAGCAAGACAGGGTTAGGGATGAAGGACAGGATTCCAGATGAGGATAATATTAAAATCTGAAGATCGCCAAGAACAATTCAGTATGCAATATTACATAAAATGCTAAACTAGAATAGACAGAAATCAGTATACATCTGATCCTAGAACACTGCTGGTCATGATGGCGAGAAGTAGCCAGTACAAAACTTGACCTCACTATTTGCCCATTGCTGTTAACAAGTATATTAACGCTCTCCACAACATCcaaaaatacctgaaagaacAAAAAAATTCCATATAAGCCACTAAAAGAAACTGCTATTGGATAAAACATGTAAAACTTACTTCATTCTTCTTGTATTGTATCCCTTCACTACGCCAGGACACAGCATTTGTAACTGCCATTGGAGGCCTTTGTGTAACCTCCATTCTATATGCATCAGTTTTTATAAACTCACTGAGAATTTTTGTGTAACCTTCAAAGTAATGCTTAAAGACCTGCCAGCAACCAAATAAAAGGAAATGAATAATTCTCCACAGCTACTCAACAGATAAACACATCTCAAACCAACATACTAAAATAGTAAAAAATTAGTCTCACCTGGTGATGTGAACTGTGAATGTATTGATATTCCATAGATAAtatataattggccatgacatgaTTATTATCATTAACAATAAATTGAGACAATTACAATTAGGATTGTTGAACAATTCGGTTAAATTGACTTGCAACAATAGATCCAAAACCAGAAGGTAAAAAAAAATGCCATTTAGAAATTGTCATTTCCATTCGATCTAGACCTACTATTGTTAATTATTATTCACTTAATTGCATTGGGACCATTTAGCTAGTCAGATTTTTGtttgtgtatatatattatatattaaatCCTCTCATTGTGTATTaacttttttatattttgacTGCACTTAATAAAAATCCTAGCTCCATTACTGTTTAAGTGCATTTTATAATCTCTCCTTGTAACTACCAGAAATTCGCTATTTTCCAACTACCAAAATAGTCGGAAAGTAGTCGGAAAAGTACCTATTCCGACTACTTTCCGACTGATGTAGAGTAGTCGGAAAAAGATTGGTCGGAAAATATATTCCGACTACTGTAGTAACTTCCGACTACAGTAGTCGGATTTTCcaccaaaaattagaaaatgcaGCTATTTTCCGACTAAAGTAGtcagaaaataagaaaaaactattatttattttaaaaaatattttcgacTACTGTAGTGGAGATATTATACaaataataattatttattagttattttattatattttccgACTACAGTAGTCGGAATCTGTATTATTCTGGCCTCATTTTCCGACTATTGTAGTCGGAAAATCATTATGCTGGGCACACTTTTCGACTACAATAGTCGAAAAACTGGATCGAAATTTGACAGAATACTGTCATTTTATTAGCACATCACCTGTCAAATGCAAAATATTATAAACAACCAATTCAACAAGCCAATTCCAACTAAACAACCAACTCAACAAATCAATTTTAACTACACAACCAATTCCAACTAAACGATCTAATAATCAAACCAACCAATTCCAACATCAACAAACAAACATTCAAATCCCATAATATCAAAGCAAAACATTACTTAACGTCTAAATATTCAATATCAAGTCTGAGTAGCTAATATATATCGACACTAATATAATAAAGTTTAAACATATATATACAACATCATTCAAATTTACCATAAAGTctaaatataaaatttaaacaTCCAAGAAAAGTAATCAACCTTAAATCACTACTACACATCAGAATCAGTCTCTTCATCATCATAAAAGTGGGGCATGTGTTCTTTCATGTATTTATCCATTCTAGCAATGTGAGCTTCGACCGTCTCACATCGTTTCGACAACAACTCAATATTCTTTTGCATTGCTCCCATTTCTTCCTGATTTTGCGTAGTAGGAACATCCGAAACTAATGGCGATGAACGAAAAGAGGAAGACCGTTGTACTCCAAGCCCGTAAACTCTTCCTTTGGATACACCGCCTGCTACATCCGTCCATATTGAAGTCATAACATCGGGGTGACGGTTGGATTCGGGTACCATCGTCAGAAGTAGGCTGCATCTGACACCATTCATCCAAGCTTCTATGATATCCATCCTGAAATAAAAGTAATAAAGATTGTATAAATAAATCAATTTCAAAGTGAAAATAGTCTTAAAGTTATGATCTTACATATTGTTCCGATGCACGTGTCTCAACCCATCCTTCTCTTGAAccgtctttcttctttttcttgtgtgTCTCCGCAAAGACCTCAACATCAGACACCGGTCCCCCTTTTAACTTTTCctgcaataaaaaatgtaaattttCTAGTGATGTCCAAATAAATACCACATCAGTAGATACCTTATAACTTCAGGAGCATTTCTTAATTTATTTGACAATTTGAAGTTGTAAAACTTACACATATATTGCTCAAATTTTCAACTAGAACTAAAATTCCAAAATTCTCGAAGAAGTACAAATACTTCTTAGCACCAAGGCAAGACTGTTCCACTCTTTTATTATTAGTAAAAGATAGGTAAGTTGCACAGGAAAGAGTAGAATATGAAGAATGTCTCAGAATGTGGCACTACATATTCTAGCTGCTGGAAACAGGCACCACTGAACCAATGCTACTCTATTTCTCGATTTCAATTAGTAATCCTAATATGTTATCAAAATCCTGACCTCTCACAATCACATTTTTCTTAAATGTTACCAAATTCTTCGACTAACTATAATTGGGCAAGAATGTGATTGTGAGAGGTTTGCCTCACCTCAATCTCGCACGATTAGGATGAGTTTTATTATACATCCATCTACGATGTTCAAATCATCTACATCAAGAGAAAAAATTATTGAGATATTCTTCTAAAGGTTCCTACTTTGAATAATTGTAATACCTTCAACATTTTAACTATGAATGactctataaatataaaatttcaCAACAAAAATTAGATTGATTACATTCAAAAATATATCTACTAGTTTATATCGGAATCAAAATTCAACAAGAGAAGTCTCACATGTCCAATTGACTAGTTAAATTTGCAACAACAATAATATTCGGGAAAAGTGCACTTAGTACTATGCTAAATACTGTAATGATTACATAGTATTATTTCATTATTTCATTCAAACTTAAAGTGAAatgaataacatgtaaataaaaatTAATAGTTAACTCCTAGCATCAAAGTGAAACCATAATTTCAAATTTACACAAATGAAACCCAACCATTTAATTATTGGCAAACAAGGTAACATGAAGAATGAGGCAAGTCCTATGACTTATATAAAGATATATTTTTTCataaacatatattttttttaaggcGAAATACATAGATTACCCCCCAAATTATGGACCAAATCTCTGTTACACACTTTTTGCAAACGAAAATAACTTTACACACTCAATCTTTACAGACTGTTCCTAATACACGCCACTTTTTTCTTGACCAGTTTTTCAAAACATGTATAATGTCACGCTCCAATGAGATAGTGACACGTGGCATTAAcatattaaaaaaagaaaaaactttaAATTATAATTaaactcatcttcttcatcaaatATACCACCATGGCTGCCATCTCTTCGACTCCCATTCAGATTTCTCTACATCTGCTAGTTCTATTTTCCCCTCATTTTCTCCATTATCTTtcttaccttcttcttcttcttcgttatTTTCTTTTCGAGCAGGTGATTCCCAAAATTGATTATCAAGATCCGCCATTTTTATAGGATTAGATCAACATCTCATTATAAGCAAACCATTTTTACGCGGAATGAAAATGCTTACTCTGGCTTTCTCCTCTTCCGCTACTTTTAATTCCTTCATTTCAACAGTattctcaatatctcaaaaacaAATCTCAAAATAATTTGGACAAACCCAGAAAATCCCTCTCCACCTTTAAACTTCCAAAGACCATCAAGC encodes the following:
- the LOC104221539 gene encoding uncharacterized protein, giving the protein MKELKVAEEEKAREKLKGGPVSDVEVFAETHKKKKKDGSREGWVETRASEQYDGYHRSLDEWCQMQPTSDDGTRIQPSPRCYDFNMDGCSRRCIQRKSLRAWSTTVFLFSFIAISFGCSYYAKSGRNGSNAKEY